The sequence below is a genomic window from Candidatus Binatia bacterium.
CGACGAACAGCCACAGCCGCGGCGACTGCCAGGTGATCTCGGATTTTGCGCTGCGCCGTCAATGCGAGGTCGGCACCGGCGCAGCGCCGTCTTCGTGCAACGGCATCACGGATAGTTGGGAGCGGGAGAAGTGCCAGAGCGCGAAGGGCGGCGCGGCCTCGCCGCCCGCGTCCTGCTTCACGATCAGCGACCCTGACCAGAGGGCGCTGTGTCGCGCCACGCACAGCGGCAGTCGCGGCGACTGCTCGGCCGTCGCCGATTTCGCGCTGCGCCGCCAATGCGAAGTGCGAACCGGGGCGGCGCCTTCGAACTGCGACCCGATTACGGACGCATGGGAGCGGGAGAAGTGCCGCCAGGCGGCGGTGCAACGGTAGCGACGGCGGTGGGCGGGACAACGGCACGGCAACTTGCGCCCCCGGGCAGGGCCTTGCTCTTGCCGCGGCAGTGCGGCAGTCGGTAGGACCGGGCGCGAAGCCGCTCCCGCCGTGGCGGAACGGGTCCGCTGCAGCCTTCAGGTCGAGGGGAAGCCATGGCAGCAAAAGAAGGACAGGGCCAGACGGCGCTGGTGACCGGCGCCAGCATGGGAATCGGCGTCGATCTCGCCGAATGTTTCGCGCGTGACGGCTACGACGTCGTACTGACGGCAAGGTCGAAGGACGCGCTCGAGCAGGTGGCCTCGCGACTTTCGTCGACGTACGGCGTAAAGGCGACGGCGATCGCCTCCGACCTCGGCGTGCCCGGCAGCGGCGGGAAACTCGCCGCCGACATCGCCGCGAGGGGAATCGAGATCGACGTGGTGGTCAACAACGCCGGCTATGGCGTTGCCGGCGCCTTCATCGGCTCCGACCGCGAGGCCCAGCTCGGCATGATCGATCTCAACGATCGCGCATTGGTGGAGCTGACGCACATCTACTGGTCGCGCATGGTCGCGAACCGGCGCGGCGGCGTCCTCAACGTCGCATCGACTGCATCGTTCCAGCCCGGGCCCCTGATGGCCATCTACTACGCGTCGAAAGCGTTCGTCCTGTCGTTCTCCGAAGCGCTCTGGAAGGAAGCCGAGGGCAGCGGTGTGCGCGTGAGCTGCCTTTGCCCCGGCCCGACGACGAGCAACTTCCGCGCACGCGCCGGCACCGGCAAGACGCGCCTGTCGCAGGCCGGCGAGCCGATGAGCTCGGCCGAGGTGGCCGCCCAGGGTTACGCCGCGTGGAAAGCGAACCGCCGCGTGATCGTCACGGGCGCGCGCAACGCGATCCTTGCGACCCTGGTGCCGTTCCTTCCGCGCTCGACCTTGCTCGGAATCATCCACAAGCTGCAGAGCCCGATCTGACGGCGAATCCTGCGCGATGAAAATTCTCGTCACCGGTGCTTTCGGCAACGTCGGCAGCAACGTCACCGCATCGCTGCTCGATCTTGGCCACAGCGTGCGCGCCCTGAGCGCCGAGGAAGCCCGTGATGCCCCCGTCGCGGCGACGTTCGGCAATCGCATCGAAGTCGTTCGCGGCGACGTTCGGCGCCCCGAGGACCTGGACACCGCGGTCGACGGCTGCGATGCCATTGTCCACCTCGCGTTCGTAATCCCGCCGCTTTGCCTGGAGCAGCCGAAGACTTCCCGCGACATCAACGTCGGCGGCACCCGCAACGTGATCGAGGCCGCGCGGCGCGCCGCCCAGAAGAGCGGCGGTGCGCCCCGGCTCGTGTTCGCGTCGACGCTGGACGTCTACGGCCACACGAGTCACCTGCCGCCCCCGCGCCGCACCGACGATCCGGTC
It includes:
- a CDS encoding SDR family oxidoreductase; translation: MAAKEGQGQTALVTGASMGIGVDLAECFARDGYDVVLTARSKDALEQVASRLSSTYGVKATAIASDLGVPGSGGKLAADIAARGIEIDVVVNNAGYGVAGAFIGSDREAQLGMIDLNDRALVELTHIYWSRMVANRRGGVLNVASTASFQPGPLMAIYYASKAFVLSFSEALWKEAEGSGVRVSCLCPGPTTSNFRARAGTGKTRLSQAGEPMSSAEVAAQGYAAWKANRRVIVTGARNAILATLVPFLPRSTLLGIIHKLQSPI